Proteins found in one Cardiocondyla obscurior isolate alpha-2009 linkage group LG03, Cobs3.1, whole genome shotgun sequence genomic segment:
- the Nak gene encoding BMP-2-inducible protein kinase isoform X1 — protein sequence MKKLFSKIDNTSKEPNSYLGKVFVVGRYTVTVEEVLAEGGFAIVFLVKASGGRYALKRMYVNNEHDLNVCKREIQIASNLSGHKNIIGYVDSSITHTTGGIHELLLLMPYCKSQVLQMMNNRLQTGFTESEVLQIFCDVCEAVSRLHHCQTPIIHRDLKVENILLADSGHYVLCDFGSATGKVLNPSVHGAAVVEEEIKKYTTLSYRAPEMVDMYCGKPITTKADIWALGCLLYKLCFFTLPFGESTLAIQSGNFTIPDNSKYSKALHCLIRYMLEPDPDIRPDIYQASSIAFQIQGKECPVQNLHKVPTPTVESLPCPPMESENIKRSASVKTPKPTPIATTVEGTSVTPRQRPKGQAVSTGPISLSGQIVGQISGQGNQTQTTPANSISYVQVSPHVGTPSQSIPFGQPQAQSSQYGQSQSPMISHSPLTQQSPITVQDKNAFYFDSRQHDVRATTNVNEKNLEALFPPSGYPDPFKDDTRAMPPPAKIPPPVAPKPGKILPKLSNPNYPSSSKYPPVTSLPSKLSIPAGPNKTTPPTVTPPALPKPVNKTESLSQNISSSISPPDSPTLSSSRHRRNVSDTSAFNKAFASETTQFLAPYEASVKPRSDDTATTPPELPSDTRPCIATSASHVRVGELSSLMGSEGRSLSADVAAWNPFEDVQPFNQLTEDHLFGAEFDKIRRGSNTSISGVKSRESLVMTYTELPEDPFESAPFSLPTGKKNKIGSKTAAIAGGKSANGRVRVPLAQWNSGTEHRSGNSGGVDDEASLITESSPVSPPFVRAPAEDRSKYEKLAFNADEVSSDSDKETKEAKERAKKTKRRRVKNVLNRRRRVAAQQDPADNAANVDYESDDSIGSASDLRAMNDEEGNDGEVNDDEDEEDGETHGKHDETISESVRTCGSSAYHAECESVATHEDDYRMKRPRKHHYRQQEQQLPTIDADPIVGHQYGEKPLLLDDELDPEAKPEQSHGDPFVRHQYGSKPLLFNNGDSSSDDNDKSKSLNNGIWKVEDDVFALAPFPRSSSSRKSSDSRESEPKNVDLVNSVRNSPPNSNLVTPISSSPIPAEVFVDVTESKPQPAKATVLSCKYPKNIVIANSSKTIYEEPAAFHQPNVVQTSSPIKSSLHVSIAEEEANFEKDLFGSSPFSPSGFTNPFNNAKANFSSIEPTPTQTMSILSPAGPSSYIDYANCVLVPDNYYASHSGTIACTSKYGMVTVNSEPVVSAEPSKDLFGSIPFEEFASLKLNEQQHQQRPTSLSLSHSQSQSQSLTLTQSQSPSYMDNVTLTTTLPVSGVIQSPKNSVVHLTSTPSSQPQSQSAYAIQTTTHTARITVHAVNSVSKVDVTSDMISPMSPEPLVVADDDTPKHNKKDKSKYHLINENRGDAVDVLPTYKVSHKAKSVSHKKTPKGKKNTAATAGFSNMSFEDFPSDENEERQAGRAKVAPFEVIRETSEKRFGSLKRRSNPFT from the exons ATGAAGAAGCTATTCTCCAAGATCGACAACACGTCCAAGGAGCCCAACAGCTACTTGGGAAAGGTGTTCGTCGTGGGCCGTTACACGGTCACCGTCGAAGAAGTCCTCGCAGAAG GAGGATTTGCAATTGTATTTTTGGTCAAAGCCTCAGGTGGACGATATGCACTTAAACGGATGTATGTCAACAATGAACATGATCTCAATGTGTGCAAGAGAGAAATACAAATTGCT agcAACCTGAGTGgtcataaaaatatcataGGATATGTAGATAGTAGCATAACTCACACCACTGGAGGAATACACGAACTTCTGCTTTTAATGCCTTACTGTAAATCTCAAGTTCTTCAAATGATGAATAATAg gCTGCAAACAGGTTTCACTGAATCAGAAGTTCTGCAAATTTTTTGTGACGTTTGCGAAGCGGTATCGAGATTGCATCATTGTCAAACTCCCATAATTCATAGAGATCTCAAG GTGGAGAATATATTGCTTGCTGATAGTGGTCATTACGTTCTGTGTGATTTTGGATCCGCGACAGGAAAAGTTCTTAATCCTAGTGTCCACGGCGCCGCAGTGGTTGAggaggaaataaagaaatatactACTTTAAGCTACAGAGCACCTGAAATGGTTGATATGTATTGCGGGAAACCTATTACTACGAAGGCAGATATATGG GCTTTAGGATGTCTGTTATATAAACTCTGCTTTTTTACGTTACCATTTGGCGAAAGCACTCTTGCTATACAATCTGGAAATTTCACTATACCGGATAACTCaaa ATATAGTAAAGCTCTCCATTGTTTAATTCGGTATATGCTTGAACCGGATCCTGACATACGCCCCGATATTTACCAAGCCTCCTCAATTGCTTTTCAAATTCAAGGCAAAGAATGTCCTGTACAAAATTTACat aaAGTTCCAACACCGACGGTAGAATCATTACCATGCCCGCCCATGGAATCagagaatattaaaagatCAGCATCTGTAAAAACTCCGAAACCTACGCCTATAGCAACGACAGTCGAAGGTACGTCTGTAACACCGAGACAAAGACCGAAAGGACAAGCAGTTAGCACCGGACCGATCAGTTTAAGTGGTCAAATAGTGGGACAAATATCGGGACAAGGAAATCAGACGCAAACTACACCGGCAAATTCTATTTCTTACGTTCAA gTATCGCCACATGTTGGCACCCCCAGTCAAAGTATTCCTTTCGGTCAACCGCAAGCACAATCGTCACAGTACGGTCAATCGCAGAGTCCGATGATCAGTCATTCTCCTCTAACTCAGCAGTCGCCCATTACCGTTCAAGATAAAAACGCGTTTTACTTCGATTCGAGGCAACACGACGTGAGAGCTACGACGAACGTAAATGAAAAGAATTTGGAGGCTTTGTTTCCGCCGTCAG GATATCCAGATCCGTTCAAAGACGATACGAGAGCGATGCCGCCGCCAGCTAAAATACCACCTCCCGTTGCACCTAAACCCGGCAAAATTCTTCCGAAACTGTCCAATCCTAATTACCCATCGTCATCTAAGTATCCGCCAGTTACTTCGTTACCCTCGAAGTTGTCTATTCCTGCGGGGCCTAACAAGACAACTCCGCCGACAGTGACACCGCCGGCTCTCCCGAAACCGGTTAATAAGACAGAAAGTTTGAGTCAAAATATAAGTTCCAGCATATCTCCGCCTGACAGTCCGACATTGTCGTCTTCGCGTCACAGAAGGAATGTCAGTGACACGAGCGCTTTTAATAA AGCATTTGCGAGTGAAACCACTCAATTCTTAGCGCCATATGAGGCTTCGGTCAAACCACGTTCTGATGATACGGCTACAACTCCACCGGAACTTCCAAGTGATACAAGGCCTTGTATAGCAACCAGTGCCTCGCATGTACGTGTT GGCGAACTTTCAAGCCTAATGGGATCAGAAGGAAGATCATTAAGTGCAGATGTAGCGGCATGGAATCCATTTGAGGATGTACAACCTTTTAATCAGTTAACAGAAGATCATCTCTTTGGTGCGGAATTTGACAAGATAAGGAGAGGGAGCAATACGAGTATCAGTGGAGTGAAAAGTCGCGAAAGTCTTGTTATGACGTATACAGAGTTACCGGAAGATCCCTTTGAATCTGCACCCTTTAGCCTGCCAA CAggaaagaagaataaaatcgGGTCAAAGACTGCTGCTATTGCTGGAG GGAAATCAGCAAACGGTAGAGTGAGAGTGCCCTTGGCGCAATGGAATTCTGGAACCGAGCATCGAAGTGGTAACAGTGGTGGCGTGGACGATGAAGCGTCCTTGATCACAGAGTCAAGTCCGGTCTCGCCACCGTTTGTGCGGGCGCCGGCTGAAGACCGTTCCAAGTACGAAAAGCTGGCATTCAACGCCGACGAGGTATCAAGCGATAGCGACAAAGAAACCAAAGAAGCGAAAGAGCGAGCCAAGAAGACTAAAAGACGGCGCGTAAAAAATGTACTGAATCGTAGAAGGAGGGTAGCCGCTCAGCAAGATCCAGCAGATAACGCAGCGAACGTAGACTACGAGTCGGACGATTCGATCGGGTCGGCCAGCGATTTACGCGCGATGAACGATGAAGAAGGCAATGACGGCGAAGTgaacgacgacgaggacgaagAAGATGGCGAAACACATGGCAAACACGACGAGACCATCTCCGAGAGCGTGCGTACGTGTGGTAGCTCTGCATATCACGCAGAATGCGAGTCCGTAGCGACGCATGAAGACGACTATAGGATGAAGAGGCCGAGAAAGCATCACTACAGACAACAGGAACAACAGTTGCCGACAATTGACGCGGATCCGATCGTTGGCCACCAATACGGTGAGAAACCGCTGTTGCTGGACGACGAGCTGGACCCCGAGGCGAAGCCAGAGCAATCGCACGGTGATCCCTTTGTACGGCATCAATACGGCTCGAAACCATTGCTCTTTAACAACGGAGATAGCTCGTCCGACGATAACGATAAGTCTAAGTCGCTTAATAATGGGATCTGGAAGGTGGAGGACGACGTGTTCGCTTTGGCTCCGTTCCCGAGGTCCAGCAGCTCCCGAAAAAGTAGCGACAGTCGCGAGAGTGAGCCTAAAAATGTTGATCTGGTTAATAGCGTCAGAAATTCACCTCCTAACTCGAATTTGGTGACACCAATTTCAAGCTCGCCCATACCTGCAGAAGTATTCGTCGACGTGACGGAGAGCAAGCCGCAGCCGGCCAAAGCCACCGTGTTGTCTTGCAAATATCCGAAAAACATTGTAATCGCGAACAGCAGCAAAACCATCTACGAGGAACCGGCTGCATTCCATCAGCCGAACGTCGTTCAAACGTCATCGCCGATTAAGAGCAGCCTGCACGTCAGCATCGCCGAGGAGGAAGCAAATTTCGAAAAAGATCTCTTCGGTTCCTCGCCATTTAGCCCAAGTGGATTCACCAATCCCTTCAACAACGCTAAGGCTAATTTCTCGAGCATCGAACCCACGCCGACTCAAACCATGTCAATTCTGAGCCCGGCCGGACCTTCTTCCTACATCGATTACGCTAACTGCGTCTTGGTGCCGGACAATTATTACGCTAGTCACTCGGGCACGATCGCGTGCACGTCGAAATACGGCATGGTAACGGTGAACTCCGAGCCAGTGGTCAGTGCGGAACCGTCCAAGGATCTTTTCGGGTCGATTCCGTTCGAAGAATTCGCCTCGCTAAAGCTTAACGAGCAACAGCACCAACAACGTCCGACGTCTCTGTCGCTGTCGCATTCGCAATCGCAGTCGCAGTCGCTGACGCTGACACAGTCGCAATCGCCTAGTTACATGGATAACGTCACGTTAACGACAACGTTGCCTGTTAGCGGCGTCATACAGTCTCCGAAGAACAGTGTCGTTCATCTGACATCGACACCGTCGTCGCAGCCGCAATCGCAATCTGCTTATGCAATTCAAACTACCACTCATACCGCCCGTATCACCGTGCATGCGGTCAACAGCGTGTCTAAAGTAGATGTCACATCCGACATGATATCTCCTATGTCACCCGAACCACTGGTTGTCGCGGACGACGATACGCCTAAACACAATAAGAAAGATAAGTCGAAATATCATTTAATCAACGAGAATCGCGGTGATGCCGTTGACGTGTTACCGACTTACAAGGTCTCTCACAAAGCCAAGTCGGTGAGCCACAAGAAAACGCCGAAAGGTAAGAAGAACACGGCTGCAACTGCTGGCTTCAGTAACATGAGCTTTGAAGATTTTCCCAGCGACGAGAACGAAGAGAGGCAAGCAGGACGGGCAAAAGTAGCGCCCTTCGAAGTTATCCGTGAGACATCAGAGAAGCGATTCGGATCGTTGAAAAGACGAAGCAACCCGTTCACCTGA